In Zingiber officinale cultivar Zhangliang chromosome 8B, Zo_v1.1, whole genome shotgun sequence, a single genomic region encodes these proteins:
- the LOC122013831 gene encoding probable CCR4-associated factor 1 homolog 11 has translation MAVAVVNNNDMLISSSAASARRVEVRCVWAHNLDEEFALIRSAVPFHPFVALDTEYPGVVVASKNPYCTLTLPQRYELIRANVEALRIVQVGLTLSDAAGNLPCAIYSDGTCVRYVWEFNFRDFDIIRDRYAPSSVELLKANGIDFQKNQIWGIDSCTFAHHLATSGLLSFGHFSPVSWVTFQGAYDFAFLVKMLTCDCKLPKTVGEFLHLVHFFFGKRMFDVKHLCKHCPGLYGGLERVASSVGVERAVGSRHQSGSDSLLTWQVFYQIASRVNPQLIHRPEHMGTLFDLQLQ, from the coding sequence ATGGCTGTCGCAGTCGTCAACAATAACGATATGCTAATTTCCTCTTCCGCCGCCAGCGCCCGCAGAGTCGAGGTTCGCTGCGTGTGGGCTCATAACCTCGACGAGGAGTTCGCCCTTATCCGCTCCGCCGTCCCGTTCCACCCCTTCGTCGCATTGGACACCGAGTATCCTGGCGTCGTCGTCGCTTCCAAAAATCCCTACTGCACCCTCACCCTCCCCCAGCGCTACGAATTGATCCGCGCCAACGTCGAGGCCCTCCGCATCGTCCAGGTCGGTCTCACCCTCTCCGACGCCGCCGGCAACCTCCCATGTGCCATCTACAGCGACGGCACTTGTGTGCGTTACGTGTGGGAATTTAATTTCCGCGACTTCGACATCATCCGCGACCGTTACGCCCCTTCCTCCGTCGAGCTGCTCAAGGCTAATGGCATCGACTTCCAAAAGAATCAAATATGGGGCATCGACTCTTGCACATTCGCCCACCACTTGGCCACCTCCGGCTTGCTTTCCTTTGGCCATTTTTCTCCCGTCTCCTGGGTTACCTTCCAAGGCGCCTATGACTTCGCCTTCCTAGTGAAGATGCTCACATGCGACTGCAAATTACCAAAGACCGTTGGTGAGTTCTTGCACCTCGTTCATTTCTTTTTCGGCAAAAGGATGTTCGACGTGAAGCACCTTTGCAAGCATTGTCCTGGCCTTTACGGAGGATTGGAGCGGGTGGCCTCTTCCGTCGGAGTTGAGCGAGCAGTGGGCTCTCGACATCAGTCCGGCTCCGATAGCTTATTAACATGGCAGGTGTTCTACCAAATCGCCTCTCGTGTGAATCCACAACTCATCCATCGTCCAGAACACATGGGAACACTCTTTGACCTCCAACTGCAATAG
- the LOC122013832 gene encoding probable CCR4-associated factor 1 homolog 11, translating into MAVAVVNNNDMLISSSAASARRVEVRSVWAHNLDEEFALIRSAVPFHPFVALDTEYPGVVVASKNPYCTLTLPQRYELIRANVEALRIVQVGLTLSDAAGNLPCAIYSDGTCVSYVWEFNFRDFDISRDRYAPSSVELLKANGIDFQKNQIWGIDSCRFAQNLATSGLLSFGHFSPVSWVTFQGAYDFAFLVKMLTCDCKLPKTIPEFLHLVHFFFGKRVFDVKHLCKHCPGLYGGLERVASTVGVERAVGCRHQSGSDSLLTWQVFYQIASRVNPQLIHRPEHMGTLFELQLQ; encoded by the coding sequence ATGGCTGTCGCAGTCGTCAACAATAACGATATGCTAATTTCCTCTTCCGCCGCCAGCGCCCGCAGAGTCGAGGTTCGCTCCGTGTGGGCTCATAACCTCGACGAGGAGTTCGCCCTTATCCGCTCCGCCGTCCCCTTCCACCCCTTCGTCGCATTGGACACCGAGTATCCTGGCGTCGTCGTCGCTTCCAAAAATCCCTACTGCACCCTCACCCTCCCCCAGCGCTACGAATTGATCCGCGCCAACGTCGAGGCCCTCCGCATCGTCCAGGTCGGTCTCACCCTCTCCGACGCCGCCGGCAACCTCCCATGTGCCATCTACAGCGACGGCACTTGTGTGAGTTACGTGTGGGAATTTAATTTCCGCGACTTCGACATCAGCCGCGACCGTTACGCCCCTTCCTCCGTCGAGCTGCTCAAGGCTAATGGCATCGACTTCCAAAAGAATCAAATATGGGGCATCGACTCTTGCAGATTCGCCCAGAACTTGGCCACCTCCGGCTTGCTTTCCTTTGGCCATTTTTCTCCCGTCTCCTGGGTTACCTTCCAAGGCGCCTATGACTTCGCCTTCCTAGTGAAGATGCTCACATGCGACTGCAAATTACCAAAGACCATTCCTGAGTTCTTGCACCTCGTTCACTTCTTTTTCGGCAAAAGGGTGTTCGATGTGAAGCACCTTTGCAAGCATTGTCCTGGGCTTTACGGAGGATTGGAGCGGGTGGCCTCTACCGTCGGAGTTGAGCGAGCAGTGGGCTGTCGACATCAGTCCGGCTCCGATAGCTTATTAACATGGCAGGTGTTCTACCAAATCGCCTCTCGTGTGAATCCACAACTCATCCATCGTC